DNA from bacterium:
CGAACATACTATTTTTGTGCCTTTTTAGGGATATAAGTCAAGAAAAATATTTTTAAAAAAACTTAATTTTTTACTTGACATTTCACCATAAGACTTTGTGAGTCGCAGACTCATGAGCGTTTCTCCTACCAATAACTGACCGATTACCTCAGCCGAACGGTATTTAATTACCAGTTACCAATTACCAGTTACCAATTACCAGTTACCAGAATCAAATTCCGTGCGTTATTTGTTCAACACGACACTAGACCATCTGAAGTCTTGTTGCTCTTTGTTCAAATTCCTTTGGATTTGGTGAACGAGCTAACGCCTCATCGTAAGTAACAAGGTTATTTTTAACTAATTCTAATAAATCACTGTCCAGGGTTCGCATTCCATAACCACCACTGGATTGAATGATAGTATACATTTGATGTGCCTTTCCCTCTCTAATCAAACTTCTAATGGCTGGGATAGCAATCATAATTTCAAAGGCAACAACTCTGCCTTTCCCATCAACTCTGGGCACGATAGTTTGTGAAACAATCGCCTGAAGATTTACGGATAATTGAAGTCTAACCTGTTCTTGCTGTTCAACCGGGAAGACATCAATAATGCGGTCTATGGTTTGAACGGCATTATTTGTATGTAATGTTGCAAACACTAAAACCCCGGTTTCAGCCGCAGTAATAGCCGCAGAGATAGTTTCTAAATCGCGCATCTCTCCAACTAAAATAATATCTGGATTTTGTCGCATCACATGCTTTAACGCATCGGCAAAGGAAACAGCATCTACGCCTATTTCCCGTTGATTTATGGCACATAATTTATCCGTATGAACAAATTCTATGGGGTCTTCAATCGTGATTATATGTCCTTTTTTATTCGTATTTATATGTTCAATCATTGCGGCTAATGTTGTTGATTTACCACTTCCGGTAGGTCCTGTCACCAATATAAATCCACGCGGAAGCATTGCCAGTTGTTTAAATACCTGCGGCAAAACTAATTCATCAATTGTCTGTATCTTGATAGGTATCGTTCGCAAAACAGCACCAATGTTCCCTCTCTGTTGAAATATGTTCACCCTGAACCTTGCAACATCAGAAATCGTATAGGATAAATCTAACTCAAGATTCTTCTCAAACCTTTTCTGTCTTTCCTCACTTAAAATACTGTATAATAATTCATTAGCATCTTGTGGAGATAGTGCTGGAAATTTTTCTGTTCTGGTTAAATGCCCATGTATTCTAAAAAAGGGTGGTTCTCCAACACGAATATGTAAATCAGAACCACCTTCATAGACCATTTCTTTCAATAGGTCATCAAGTGTAAATTCCATTCGGTTGCTCCTTGTTTTTTGTAACCGTTCAGGCTATATATCAAAAGTGTAAGAAAGGGGATAAGGAGATAAGGGCGATATGGAGATAAGATAATAGAAATAGATTGAAATTTATAGAAATAGGTAGAAATTGATTGTGGAAAACAACAAATTTCCATAAATTTCTATTAGTTTCTACTAATTTCAATTTTTTTAATAATATCTCCCTATCTCCTTAATCTCCACATCTCCTTTTGTTACACCACCTGAACACTTACTGTTTTTTAAAATCGAATTTTATCTCTCTTCTGATTCAATCGTAACTTTTGCCGGATACGGGTAATTTTCCTCCATCACTATCGGTCCGCTCATAGTTGGTGTTTTAACATTAATAATTCCGTCTGAAGCCGCAAATGAGTATTTATGAGTGCCTGCCTGTAACTTAGTTCTATATTGATATGTTACCCCATCTTCATAATTATTATCAGTTACATCCACCTTTTCCATCGGATATATTCTGTCATCAATCCAGACCTCAATAAAACCTGGTGGGGCACCTTCTGGGTCTGCATAAATTATTGTATAAGTGAATACTGTTTTAAGGTTACCATTTACAGGAGAGACTTTAGGTGGAACAGGATAACATATTACCCAATTCTCATCACTATTTCCTTCATTTAATCCAAAGGCATAATTTGAAAATAATATGAAACAGATGGTCAATATAATTATTTTTCTTTTCATTTTCCTATCTACTTTATTTCCCTGTTTTTCCTACTGCGGATTGATATATTGGGCATTGTAAACATCTGTCTTTATCATTTCGTTTACAACAGGGTATATTAAGAATTTCCCAACAGTTAGAATTTTGCTGGTAAGCCTGACAATTCAAATAATGGCTTGCCGGGCACCCTCTAATCTCATAACATCTTTTCATTAAAAACCCCTTTTGGAAGTAAAGTTAACCATCTCGATATCTTTGACAACTGCTTACTTCCTACTTTTTATTCGTTCTTTATTTAAAACCTTAATAAACGCAGACACTACTTTACCATCAAATAAATACCCACACCCTCTTTTGAGTTCTGAGATGGCATCTTCTGAACTAAATGCTTTCCGATAAGGTCTAATTGAAGTCATTGCATCATAGACATCAGCAACCGTGATAATTTTAGCGATTAAAGGCACACTATTATCATTTAGAGATTCTGGATAACCACTACCATCTATTCTTTCATGATGGAATTTTACGCCGTCAATAATTTCCTTTTCAGAACAAATTGGCTCTAATATTTTTGCTCCAATTAAAGTATGTTTTTTAACATTTTCAAACTCGGGAATTGTTAACCGTTCTTTTTTATTAAGTATTTGATCCGAAATACCAATATTACCTAAATCATGCAAAAAACCCGCTATTTTAGCCTTTTTTATCTCTTCTGTTGACAGTCCAAGTTCCGTAGCTATCATCTCTGAATATTTAGCCACCCGCTCACAATGACCATGAGTATAGATGTCTTTTGCCTCCACGGCGGCCAATAATGATTGAATAGTATTAAGGAAACTTGTCATTTTCTCTTGATAAAGATTGGCATTTTCAATCGCTACGCCGACTTCATTGCTCAAGATTGAAAGAAACTCTATATCCTCTCGGGTATAAGATTCCAAAGACATCTTTTCCCCTAATGATAGCATTCCCAATAACTTATCCTTAGAGGTTAAAGGAATACATATAGCGGCGTCTAATGCCTCAATGTCTTTTTTTATCTCACGCCATTGTCCATTAATACTATTTCTTACCTCTTCCCTGATAATTGGTTTTTTAGATTGAATTAAGTAATGAATTAGTCCAGAATCAGTTTTAAATCTCGTTGTTTTCTTTTTTATTACATCTAATCCTATCGCTCGATTTACCTGAACAGTGTCCTTTGTTTCATCAAGTAAAATAATGGATGCATTCCGAATATGTATCATATTTACCATAGAATTTAAAAAGGTATCTAACAATATTTCCCGGTCAAAGTTAGAAGCAATCTTCCGACTAATTTCTTTCGCCATATATTCCTGATTAAGTCTTTCACGAAAAAAATATCTATCAATAGTCGCCTGCATCTTCTCCCATATAAATTGAAAAAAGATAATTAATGTCAGGATAATTAATATAGATGTGAT
Protein-coding regions in this window:
- a CDS encoding HD domain-containing phosphohydrolase; the protein is MEPNVFLFLSAFLSGITNLLLIGFVLFKIKDPNATKIILYGLILALWNFASVGIYFSLSSQGALIWLKFYYISLVFIPSVFFHLVLTTIGDHRLITKRICQVNYGFSYLFLILSAMGMMTQDVNYVKGCYYPVGQVGDFLFFIFFSGTGIYSLLVLANRRRTTSNIIEKKQLRLLFVGGYINLVGIGSNLFCFISGKMYAAGHLLTGIYPLIIVYTIVRHRLVTIETQNIEILGRKFIYFGLSGFIFALFLGGILWFELAFRKLIGYNSLITSILIILTLIIFFQFIWEKMQATIDRYFFRERLNQEYMAKEISRKIASNFDREILLDTFLNSMVNMIHIRNASIILLDETKDTVQVNRAIGLDVIKKKTTRFKTDSGLIHYLIQSKKPIIREEVRNSINGQWREIKKDIEALDAAICIPLTSKDKLLGMLSLGEKMSLESYTREDIEFLSILSNEVGVAIENANLYQEKMTSFLNTIQSLLAAVEAKDIYTHGHCERVAKYSEMIATELGLSTEEIKKAKIAGFLHDLGNIGISDQILNKKERLTIPEFENVKKHTLIGAKILEPICSEKEIIDGVKFHHERIDGSGYPESLNDNSVPLIAKIITVADVYDAMTSIRPYRKAFSSEDAISELKRGCGYLFDGKVVSAFIKVLNKERIKSRK
- a CDS encoding type IV pilus twitching motility protein PilT — translated: MEFTLDDLLKEMVYEGGSDLHIRVGEPPFFRIHGHLTRTEKFPALSPQDANELLYSILSEERQKRFEKNLELDLSYTISDVARFRVNIFQQRGNIGAVLRTIPIKIQTIDELVLPQVFKQLAMLPRGFILVTGPTGSGKSTTLAAMIEHINTNKKGHIITIEDPIEFVHTDKLCAINQREIGVDAVSFADALKHVMRQNPDIILVGEMRDLETISAAITAAETGVLVFATLHTNNAVQTIDRIIDVFPVEQQEQVRLQLSVNLQAIVSQTIVPRVDGKGRVVAFEIMIAIPAIRSLIREGKAHQMYTIIQSSGGYGMRTLDSDLLELVKNNLVTYDEALARSPNPKEFEQRATRLQMV